The following are encoded together in the Bradyrhizobium algeriense genome:
- a CDS encoding TRAP transporter fused permease subunit: MAADKTTPTNDEVVAVSDEALHKAEAYVEAEEGAANRLMGWAGKISTTIAVVMSLFHLYAAYAIVPTQELRYTHVAFTLVLSFLLFPLATRFRNRVRWWDIVPGIVAVATIVYALWGGEDFTDRATAPDRWDVIVGIVFIVLLLEATRRTTGAIMPVVSLLFVAYAMLGPYLPAPWTHRGYDVARLVGHLFITLEGIFGVAVDVSATLIILFTIYGAFLQQSGAGKFFIDFSLALMGGKPNSAGRTVVLSSFLLGGPSGSGVATTVMIGTVAYPMMAKAGFEKNAAGGLLAAGGLGAILSPPVLGAAAFLIAEFLKISYLDVIWMATIPTCLYYMSLLFMVELDAKKFHAKNVTFTPEMSLGQMTRRYGFHFISLLAVVVFMIIGYSPSLSVFYAIVVTFALSFLRPETALMPTKLVKALADGSIGALNAATTCACAGIVVGIVTLTGLGLKFSSIVIAYAGGSLLLTAIYTSLIVWIIGLAVPVTASYIICAVIAAPALIKLGVPDYAAHMFIFYYAVLSEVSPPTALSPFAAAAITGGDPYKTTLQSWKYTLPAFLVPFVFVLDPQGVGLLLSIPKGGSWVDILEITIKTSLGLLALAAFAQNWALRQNTAVERGLLLLSGLLLVFPSLIEAIVEWIIGRDISYTYVPGLIIGLGVVLWQARTRSPTRPALTT; the protein is encoded by the coding sequence ATGGCAGCAGACAAGACAACGCCGACCAACGACGAGGTCGTTGCGGTATCCGACGAAGCCTTGCACAAGGCAGAAGCCTACGTCGAGGCAGAGGAAGGCGCGGCCAACCGCCTGATGGGCTGGGCGGGGAAAATCTCGACCACGATTGCCGTGGTCATGAGCCTGTTTCACCTCTATGCGGCCTATGCGATCGTTCCGACCCAGGAACTGCGCTACACCCACGTCGCCTTCACGCTGGTGCTGAGCTTCCTGCTGTTTCCGCTGGCCACGCGATTCCGCAACCGCGTGCGCTGGTGGGACATCGTCCCCGGGATCGTCGCGGTCGCGACCATCGTCTATGCGCTGTGGGGCGGCGAGGATTTTACCGACCGCGCCACCGCGCCCGACCGCTGGGACGTGATCGTCGGCATCGTCTTCATCGTGCTGCTGCTGGAAGCGACGCGGCGCACGACGGGGGCGATCATGCCCGTGGTGTCGCTGCTGTTCGTCGCTTACGCCATGTTGGGTCCGTATCTGCCGGCGCCGTGGACCCATCGCGGCTACGACGTGGCGCGGCTGGTCGGTCACCTCTTCATTACGCTGGAGGGCATTTTCGGCGTCGCCGTCGACGTATCGGCGACGCTGATCATCCTGTTCACCATCTATGGCGCATTCCTGCAGCAATCCGGCGCGGGAAAATTCTTCATCGATTTCTCGCTGGCGCTGATGGGCGGCAAACCCAACAGCGCCGGCCGCACGGTCGTGCTGTCGTCATTCCTGCTCGGCGGTCCCTCCGGATCGGGTGTCGCCACGACCGTCATGATCGGTACCGTGGCCTATCCGATGATGGCCAAGGCGGGCTTCGAGAAGAACGCCGCGGGTGGCTTGCTGGCCGCGGGCGGGCTGGGCGCGATCCTGTCGCCGCCGGTGCTGGGGGCAGCCGCGTTCCTGATCGCCGAATTTCTCAAGATCAGCTATCTCGACGTGATCTGGATGGCAACCATCCCGACCTGTCTTTACTACATGTCGCTGCTGTTCATGGTCGAACTGGACGCCAAGAAATTCCACGCCAAGAACGTAACCTTCACGCCCGAGATGTCGCTCGGCCAGATGACCAGGCGGTACGGCTTCCACTTCATCTCGCTGCTCGCCGTCGTCGTGTTCATGATCATCGGCTACTCGCCATCGCTGTCGGTGTTTTACGCCATTGTCGTCACTTTCGCGCTGAGCTTCCTGCGTCCGGAAACCGCGCTGATGCCGACCAAGCTGGTGAAGGCACTGGCCGACGGCTCGATTGGCGCGCTCAATGCCGCGACCACCTGCGCCTGCGCCGGCATCGTCGTCGGCATCGTGACGCTGACCGGTCTCGGCCTCAAATTCTCGTCGATTGTCATTGCCTATGCGGGCGGCAGCCTCTTGCTGACCGCGATCTACACCTCGCTGATCGTCTGGATCATTGGCCTCGCCGTGCCGGTGACCGCGTCCTACATCATCTGCGCGGTCATCGCCGCGCCCGCGCTGATCAAGCTCGGCGTGCCCGATTACGCCGCGCACATGTTCATCTTCTATTACGCGGTGCTGTCCGAGGTATCGCCGCCGACGGCGCTGTCGCCGTTTGCAGCGGCTGCGATTACCGGCGGCGATCCCTACAAGACCACGCTGCAATCCTGGAAATACACGCTGCCGGCGTTCCTGGTGCCGTTCGTGTTCGTGCTCGACCCGCAGGGTGTCGGCTTGCTGCTATCGATCCCCAAGGGCGGATCGTGGGTCGACATTCTCGAAATCACGATCAAGACCAGCCTGGGCCTGCTGGCGCTGGCCGCGTTTGCCCAGAACTGGGCGCTGCGACAAAATACAGCGGTCGAGCGCGGCCTGCTTCTGCTATCCGGATTGCTGCTGGTGTTCCCGAGCCTGATCGAGGCGATCGTCGAATGGATCATCGGCCGCGATATCAGCTACACCTATGTGCCGGGCCTGATCATCGGTCTCGGCGTGGTATTGTGGCAGGCCAGAACGCGGTCGCCAACGCGACCGGCGCTCACTACTTAG
- a CDS encoding TAXI family TRAP transporter solute-binding subunit translates to MNSRLIAAAVATAAIFFAPGAHAQSFINILTGGTSGVYYPLGVAIGKIYGDRIANVKTQVQATKASVENLILLQQGRGELAFTLGDSLKAAWEGDEEAGFKSRLDKLRTIGAIYPNYIQIVATSDSGIKTLSDLKGKSLSVGAPKSGTELNSRAILSAAGMTYKNMGKVEYLPFAESVDLMKNRQLNATLQSAGLGVASLKDLSTSTEITVVSVPKAIVDKIGPPFVPAMIPANTYTGQDKDVPTAAVVNYLVTNSAVSDDLAYQMTRLIFESLPELVTAHAAGKEIKLETAAAGSPVPLHPGAIRYYREKGVMK, encoded by the coding sequence ATGAACTCCAGATTGATTGCAGCCGCCGTTGCCACGGCGGCCATATTTTTTGCCCCCGGCGCGCACGCGCAGTCATTCATCAACATCCTGACCGGCGGAACATCCGGCGTGTACTACCCGCTCGGCGTCGCCATCGGAAAGATCTACGGCGACAGGATTGCGAACGTGAAGACCCAGGTGCAGGCCACCAAGGCCTCGGTCGAGAACCTGATCCTGCTGCAGCAGGGGCGCGGCGAACTCGCCTTCACGCTCGGCGACTCGCTCAAGGCTGCATGGGAAGGCGACGAGGAGGCCGGCTTCAAGTCCAGGCTGGACAAGCTGCGCACGATCGGCGCGATCTATCCGAATTACATCCAGATCGTCGCGACATCGGACAGCGGCATCAAGACGCTTTCCGACCTCAAGGGCAAGAGCCTCTCGGTAGGCGCCCCGAAGTCCGGCACGGAGCTGAACTCGCGCGCCATTCTTTCCGCCGCCGGCATGACCTACAAGAATATGGGCAAGGTCGAATATCTCCCCTTCGCCGAATCCGTCGACCTGATGAAGAACCGCCAGCTCAACGCAACGCTGCAGTCGGCCGGCCTCGGCGTCGCCTCGCTGAAGGATCTCTCGACTTCGACCGAAATCACCGTGGTGTCGGTGCCGAAGGCCATCGTCGACAAGATCGGACCGCCCTTCGTGCCGGCCATGATCCCCGCCAACACCTATACCGGCCAGGACAAGGACGTCCCGACCGCTGCGGTGGTCAACTATCTCGTGACGAATTCGGCGGTCTCCGACGATCTGGCCTATCAGATGACCAGGCTGATCTTCGAATCGCTCCCCGAACTCGTCACGGCGCACGCCGCCGGCAAGGAGATCAAGCTCGAGACGGCCGCGGCCGGCAGCCCGGTGCCGCTGCACCCCGGCGCGATCCGCTACTACAGGGAAAAGGGCGTGATGAAGTAG